One window of the Lepidochelys kempii isolate rLepKem1 chromosome 23, rLepKem1.hap2, whole genome shotgun sequence genome contains the following:
- the KDM5C gene encoding lysine-specific demethylase 5C isoform X5, protein MEDRAPPARGEEPPPPAAAADRAPPPQDRGPGRAPVAEDRAPVAEDRAPVAEDRAPKGDRAPPAEERGPRRAWENRAPPAEDQGPRGDRAPPAEERGPRRGWGERGPPAEERGPKTERGPRGGAGPRAGWGEGAGEWGAPWPGAEAEPPEDFLPPPECPVFEPSWAEFRDPLGYIAKIRPIAEKSGICKIRPPADWQPPFAVEVDNFRFTPRIQRLNELEAQTRVKLNYLDQIAKFWEIQGSSLKIPNVERRILDLYSLSKVVLEEGGYEAICRDRRWARVAQRLAYPSGKNIGSLLRSHYERIIYPYEMYQSGANLVCDARPFDSEEKDKEYKPHSIPLRQSVQPSKFNSYGRRAKRLQQEPEPTEEDIEKNPELKKLQIYGAGPKMLGLGLVAKDKTLRKKDKEGPECPPTVVVKEEPPGVDSRLEPPSPRPFLEVKEELRHSPEPCTKMTMRLRRSHGNTQFIDSYVCRICARGDEDDKLLLCDGCDDNYHIFCLLPPLPEIPKGVWRCPKCVMAECKRPPEAFGFEQATREYTLQSFGEMADAFKADYFNMPVHMVPTELVEKEFWRLVNSIEEDVTVEYGADIHSKEFGSGFPISDSKRRLCPEEEEYAASGWNLNVMPVLQQSVLCHINADISGMKVPWLYVGMVFSAFCWHIEDHWSYSINYLHWGEPKTWYGVPSFAAEHLEDVMKKLTPELFESQPDLLHQLVTLMNPNTLMAHGVPVVRTNQCAGEFVITFPRAYHSGFNQGYNFAEAVNFCTADWLPAGRQCIEHYRRLRRYCVFSHEELICKMAACPEKLDLNLAAAVHKEMFILVQEERKLRKALLDKGVTEAEREAFELLPDDERQCDKCKTTCFLSALACYDCPARLVCLYHIHDLCKCPSSRQYLRYRYTLDELPAMLHKLKVRAESFDTWANKVRIALEVEDGRKRTLEELRALESEARERKFPDNELLHRLKSCLAEAERCVSDALGLISGLETGVPAVPLSLEELRAFLERMSSVPCVMHQLADVQAVLERALGFQEEAQEALRGLPASAAQLQGLVARGARLGVAVPETRQLERQVQQAAWLEEVKRALRSPREQVPLALVRGLAQAGATVAPSPAVEKARAELQELLTIAQRWEEKAHLCLEARQKHPPATLEAIIKEAENVPVHLPNILALKEALAKARAWIADVEEIQNGDHYPCLDDLEGLVAVGRDLPVRLEELRQLEVQVGTAHSWREKASKTFLKKNSCYTLLEVLCPCADAGAASPKRTKWRREPELGLYKSDTESLGLSAQDLRDPGSVIVAFKEGERKEKEGILRLRRANALKPGPPVPGPPSCVCGRPPGPGMLCCELCRDWFHAPCVAWPRLGAQKPSPAWWEWDAKFLCPLCQRSRRPRLETILALLVALQKLPVRLPEGEALQCLTERAITWQDRARQLLASPELAGPLERLAALRQRLHGDAGALRETSRNEQPKLSLENGDAPSPEKMGPFTSDLEVLGAALARLQGPVLELPEGPRRALEELLLEGDLLEVTLDEGQSLWRLLQAARAPPVDTFRHLLELEQAERRGARGRDAERRRKRRAERGELPPLPKEELEPKRSRESEPPDVAPPGTGTDHSQNGVGQL, encoded by the exons ATGGAGGATCgggccccccccgcccggggGGAGGAGCCGCCCCCACCCGCGGCGGCTGCGGATCGGGCCCCCCCGCCACAGGATCGGGGCCCCGGGCGGGCCCCCGTGGCGGAGGATCGGGCCCCCGTGGCGGAGGATCGGGCCCCCGTGGCGGAGGATCGGGCCCCCAAGGGGGATCGGGCCCCCCCGGCGGAGGAGCGGGGCCCCCGGCGGGCGTGGGAGAATCGGGCCCCCCCGGCGGAGGATCAGGGCCCCAGGGGCGATCGGGCCCCCCCGGCTGAGGAGCGGGGCccccggcgggggtggggggagcggggccCCCCTGCAGAGGAGCGGGGCCCCAAGACGGAgcgggggccccgggggggggcgggaccCCGggccgggtggggggagggggcgggcgagTGGGGGGCCCCCTGGCCGGGGGCCGAGGCCGAGCCCCCCGAGGATTTCCTGCCGCCCCCCGAGTGCCCCGTCTTCGAGCCCAGCTGGGCCGAGTTCCGCGACCCCCTGGGCTACATCGCCAAGATCCGGCCCATCGCCGAGAAGAGCGGGATCTGCAAGATCCGGCCCCCCGCC gactggcagcccccctttgcTGTGGAAGTGGATAACTTCAGGTTCACCCCACGCATCCAGAGGCTCAACGAATTGGAG gcgcAGACGCGGGTGAAGCTGAACTACTTAGACCAGATTGCGAAGTTCTGGGAGATCCAGGGCTCCTCGCTCAAGATCCCCAACGTGGAGCGGCGCATCCTCGACCTCTACAGCCTGAGCAAG GTGGTGCTGGAGGAGGGGGGCTATGAGGCCATCTGCAGGGACCGGCGGTGGGCTCGTGTGGCCCAGCGCCTCGCCTACCCCTCTGGCAAGAACATCGGCTCCCTGCTGCGCTCCCACTACGAACGCATCATCTACCCCTACGAGATGTACCAGTCGGGGGCCAACCTGGTG TGTGACGCCCGCCCCTTCGACAGCGAGGAGAAGGACAAGGAGTACAAGCCCCACAGCATCCCCCTGCGCCAGTCCGTGCAGCCCTCCAAGTTCAACAGCTACGGGCGCCGGGCCAAGCGGCTGCAGCAGGAG ccggAGCCCACGGAGGAGGACATCGAGAAGAACCCGGAGCTGAAGAAGCTGCAGATCTATGGGGCCGGCCCCAAGatgctgggcctggggctggtgGCCAAGGACAAGACCCTGCGGAAGAAAG acaAGGAGGGCCCGGAGTGCCCCCCCACGGTGGTGGTGAAGGAGGAACCCCCCGGGGTGGATTCCCGGCTGGAGCCGCCATCACCCCGACCTTTCCTGGAGGTGAaggaggagctgaggcacagCCCGGAGCCCTGCACCAAGATGACTATGCGCCTGCGTCGGAGCCACGGCAACACGCAGTTC atcGACTCCTACGTGTGCCGGATCTGCGCCCGCGGGGACGAGGACGACAAGCTGCTGCTGTGCGACGGCTGTGACGACAACTACCACATCTTCTGCCTGCTGCCCCCCCTGCCCGAGATCCCCAAGGGCGTCTGGCGCTGCCCCAAATGCGTCATGGCG gAATGCAAGCGCCCCCCGGAGGCGTTCGGCTTCGAGCAGGCCACACGGGAGTACACGCTGCAGAGCTTCGGAGAGATGGCCGACGCCTTCAAGGCCGACTACTTCAACATGCCTGTCCAC ATGGtgcccacagagctggtggagaaGGAGTTCTGGCGCCTGGTGAACAGCATCGAGGAGGACGTGACGGTGGAGTACGGCGCCGACATCCACTCCAAGGAGTTCGGCAGCGGCTTCCCCATCAGCGACAGCAAGCGGAGGCTGTGCCCCGAGGAGGAG GAGTACGCGGCCAGCGGCTGGAACCTGAACGTGATGCCGGTCCTGCAGCAGTCGGTGTTGTGCCACATCAACGCCGACATCTCAGGCATGAAGGTGCCCTGGCTCTACGTGGGCATGGTCTTCTCCGCCTTCTGCTGGCACATCGAGGACCACTGGAGCTACTCCATCAACTACCTCCACTG GGGCGAGCCCAAGACGTGGTACGGGGTGCCCTCGTTCGCGGCCGAGCACCTGGAGGACGTGATGAAGAAGCTCACCCCGGAGCTGTTCGAGAGCCAGCCGGACCTGCTGCACCAGCTCGTCACCCTCATGAACCCCAACACCCTCATGGCCCATGGTGTGCCG gtCGTCCGGACCAATCAGTGTGCGGGAGAGTTCGTCATCACTTTCCCCCGGGCCTATCACAGCGGCTTCAACCAGGGCTACAACTTCGCTGAAGCTGTGAacttctgcactgctgactgg ctgccgGCTGGGCGCCAGTGCATCGAGCATTACCGCCGCCTGCGTCGCTACTGCGTCTTCTCGCACGAGGAGCTGATCTGCAAGATGGCCGCCTGCCCCGAGAAGCTCGACCTCAACCTAGCGGCCGCCGTGCACAAGGAGATGTTCATCCTGGTGCAGGAGGAGCGCAAGCTGCGCAAGGCCCTGCTGGacaag GGGGTGACGGAGGCGGAGCGCGAGGCCTTCGAGCTGCTCCCGGATGACGAGCGCCAGTGCGACAAGTGCAAGACGACGTGTTTCCTCTCGGCGCTGGCCTGCTACGACTGCCCCGCCCGCCTGGTCTGTCTCTACCACATCCACGACCTCTGCAAGTGTCCCAGTAGCCGCCAGTACCTCAG GTACCGCTACACGCTGGATGAGCTCCCGGCCATGCTGCACAAGCTGAAGGTTCGGGCCGAGTCCTTCGACACCTGGGCCAACAAGGTCCGAATCGCCCTGGAGGTGGAGGACGGGCGCAAGAGGA CGCTGGAGGAGCTGCGGGCGCTGGAGTCGGAGGCTCGCGAGCGCAAGTTCCCCGACAACGAGCTGCTGCATCGGCTGAAGAGCTGCCTGGCTGAGGCCGAGCGCTGCGTCTCCGATGCCCTGGGGCTCATCAGCGGCCTGGAGACCGG GGTGCCCGCCGTGCCGCTGTCGCTGGAGGAGCTGCGTGCCTTCCTGGAGCGCATGAGCAGCGTGCCCTGCGTCATGCACCAGCTGGCCGACGTGCAG gcgGTGCTGGAGCGGGCGCTGGGCTTCCAGGAGGAGGCGCAGGAGGCCCTGCGGGGGCTGCCCGCCAGcgcagcccagctgcaggggcTGGTGGCGCGGGGGGCACGGCTGGGTGTGGCCGTGCCCGAGACACGCCAGCTGGAGCgccaggtgcagcaggcggcctgGCTGGAGGAGGTGAAGCGGGCGCTGCGCTCGCCCCGTGAGCAGGTGCCCCTGGCTCTGGTGCGGGGCCTGGCCCAGGCCGGCGCCACCGTGGCCCCCAGCCCAGCCGTGGAGAAGGCCCGGGCCGAGCTCCAGGAGCTGCTGACCATCGCCCAGCGCTGGGAGGAGAAGGCCCACCTCTGCCTCGAGGCCAG gcaGAAGCACCCCCCGGCCACGCTGGAAGCCATCATCAAGGAGGCGGAGAACGTCCCCGTGCACCTGCCCAACATCCTGGCCCTGAAGGAAGCGCTGGCCAAAGCCCGGGCCTGGATCGCCGATGTGGAGGAGATCCAG AACGGGGATCACTACCCCTGCCTGGACGACCTGGAGGGGCTGGTGGCCGTGGGCCGGGACCTGCCCGTGCGGCTGGAGGAGCTGCGCCAGCTGGAGGTGCAGGTGGGCACGGCGCACTCCTGGCGCGAGAAGGCCTCCAAGACCTTCCTCAAGAAGAACTCATGCTACACCCTgctggag gtgCTGTGCCCCTGTGCGGACGCTGGCGCGGCCAGCCCCAAGCGCACCAAGTGGCGGCGGGAGCCGGAGCTCGGCCTCTACAAGTCGGACACCGAGAGCCTGGGGCTGTCGGCTCAGGACCTGCGGGACCCTGGCTCCGTG ATTGTGGCGTTCAAGGAGGGCGAGCGGAAGGAGAAGGAGGGCATCCTGCGGCTGCGCCGCGCCAACGCGCTGAAGCCCGGcccccccgtgcccggccccCCCTCCTGCGTGTGCGGCCGGCCGCCCGGGCCCGGCATGCTGTGCTGCGAGCTCTGCCGCGACTGGTTCCACGCCCCCTGCGTGGCCTGGCCCCGCCTGGGCGCCCAGAAGCCCTCGCCCGCCTGGTGGGAGTGGGACGCCAAGTTCCTGTGCCCACTTTGCCAGCGCTCCCGCCGCCCGCGCCTCGAGACCATCCTGGCCCTGCTGGTGGCCTTGCAGAAGCTGCCGGTGCGGCTGCCCGAGGGCGAGGCCCTGCAGTGCCTGACGGAGCGTGCCATCACCTGGCAGGACCGCGCCCGCCAGCTGCTGGCCTCGCCCGAGCTGGCCGGGCCCCTGGAGCGCCTGGCGGCCCTGCGCCAACGGCTACACGGGGACGCCGGCGCCCTGCGGGAGACCAGCCGCAACGAGCAACCCAAG CTCTCCCTGGAGAACGGGGACGCCCCGTCGCCGGAGAAGATGGGACCCTTCACCTCTG ACCTGGAGGTGCTGGGCGCGGCGTTGGCACGGCTGCAGGGCCCGGTGCTGGAGCTGCCCGAGGGGCCGCGGCGGGCGCTGGAGGAGCTGCTCCTGGAGGGCGACCTGCTGGAGGTGacgctggacgaggggcagagcCTCTGGAGGCTGCTGCAGGCTGCCCGGGCGCCCCCCGTTGACACCTTCCGCCATCTGCTGgag ctggagcaggcAGAGCGGCGTGGGGCCCGGGGCCGGGATGCCGAGCGACGCCGGAAGCGCCGGGCTGAGCGGGGGGAGCTGCCCCCCCTACCGAAGGAGGAGTTAGAGCCAAAGAGGAGCCGGGAGAGCGAGCCCCCCGATGTGGCCCCCCCCGGGACCGGCACCGACCACAGCCAGAACGGTGTCGGG CAGTTGTGA
- the KDM5C gene encoding lysine-specific demethylase 5C isoform X8 has protein sequence MEDRAPPARGEEPPPPAAAADRAPPPQDRGPGRAPVAEDRAPVAEDRAPVAEDRAPKGDRAPPAEERGPRRAWENRAPPAEDQGPRGDRAPPAEERGPRRGWGERGPPAEERGPKTERGPRGGAGPRAGWGEGAGEWGAPWPGAEAEPPEDFLPPPECPVFEPSWAEFRDPLGYIAKIRPIAEKSGICKIRPPADWQPPFAVEVDNFRFTPRIQRLNELEAQTRVKLNYLDQIAKFWEIQGSSLKIPNVERRILDLYSLSKQCDARPFDSEEKDKEYKPHSIPLRQSVQPSKFNSYGRRAKRLQQEPEPTEEDIEKNPELKKLQIYGAGPKMLGLGLVAKDKTLRKKDKEGPECPPTVVVKEEPPGVDSRLEPPSPRPFLEVKEELRHSPEPCTKMTMRLRRSHGNTQFIDSYVCRICARGDEDDKLLLCDGCDDNYHIFCLLPPLPEIPKGVWRCPKCVMAECKRPPEAFGFEQATREYTLQSFGEMADAFKADYFNMPVHMVPTELVEKEFWRLVNSIEEDVTVEYGADIHSKEFGSGFPISDSKRRLCPEEEEYAASGWNLNVMPVLQQSVLCHINADISGMKVPWLYVGMVFSAFCWHIEDHWSYSINYLHWGEPKTWYGVPSFAAEHLEDVMKKLTPELFESQPDLLHQLVTLMNPNTLMAHGVPVVRTNQCAGEFVITFPRAYHSGFNQGYNFAEAVNFCTADWLPAGRQCIEHYRRLRRYCVFSHEELICKMAACPEKLDLNLAAAVHKEMFILVQEERKLRKALLDKGVTEAEREAFELLPDDERQCDKCKTTCFLSALACYDCPARLVCLYHIHDLCKCPSSRQYLRYRYTLDELPAMLHKLKVRAESFDTWANKVRIALEVEDGRKRTLEELRALESEARERKFPDNELLHRLKSCLAEAERCVSDALGLISGLETGVPAVPLSLEELRAFLERMSSVPCVMHQLADVQAVLERALGFQEEAQEALRGLPASAAQLQGLVARGARLGVAVPETRQLERQVQQAAWLEEVKRALRSPREQVPLALVRGLAQAGATVAPSPAVEKARAELQELLTIAQRWEEKAHLCLEARQKHPPATLEAIIKEAENVPVHLPNILALKEALAKARAWIADVEEIQNGDHYPCLDDLEGLVAVGRDLPVRLEELRQLEVQVGTAHSWREKASKTFLKKNSCYTLLEVLCPCADAGAASPKRTKWRREPELGLYKSDTESLGLSAQDLRDPGSVIVAFKEGERKEKEGILRLRRANALKPGPPVPGPPSCVCGRPPGPGMLCCELCRDWFHAPCVAWPRLGAQKPSPAWWEWDAKFLCPLCQRSRRPRLETILALLVALQKLPVRLPEGEALQCLTERAITWQDRARQLLASPELAGPLERLAALRQRLHGDAGALRETSRNEQPKLSLENGDAPSPEKMGPFTSDLEVLGAALARLQGPVLELPEGPRRALEELLLEGDLLEVTLDEGQSLWRLLQAARAPPVDTFRHLLELEQAERRGARGRDAERRRKRRAERGELPPLPKEELEPKRSRESEPPDVAPPGTGTDHSQNGVGQL, from the exons ATGGAGGATCgggccccccccgcccggggGGAGGAGCCGCCCCCACCCGCGGCGGCTGCGGATCGGGCCCCCCCGCCACAGGATCGGGGCCCCGGGCGGGCCCCCGTGGCGGAGGATCGGGCCCCCGTGGCGGAGGATCGGGCCCCCGTGGCGGAGGATCGGGCCCCCAAGGGGGATCGGGCCCCCCCGGCGGAGGAGCGGGGCCCCCGGCGGGCGTGGGAGAATCGGGCCCCCCCGGCGGAGGATCAGGGCCCCAGGGGCGATCGGGCCCCCCCGGCTGAGGAGCGGGGCccccggcgggggtggggggagcggggccCCCCTGCAGAGGAGCGGGGCCCCAAGACGGAgcgggggccccgggggggggcgggaccCCGggccgggtggggggagggggcgggcgagTGGGGGGCCCCCTGGCCGGGGGCCGAGGCCGAGCCCCCCGAGGATTTCCTGCCGCCCCCCGAGTGCCCCGTCTTCGAGCCCAGCTGGGCCGAGTTCCGCGACCCCCTGGGCTACATCGCCAAGATCCGGCCCATCGCCGAGAAGAGCGGGATCTGCAAGATCCGGCCCCCCGCC gactggcagcccccctttgcTGTGGAAGTGGATAACTTCAGGTTCACCCCACGCATCCAGAGGCTCAACGAATTGGAG gcgcAGACGCGGGTGAAGCTGAACTACTTAGACCAGATTGCGAAGTTCTGGGAGATCCAGGGCTCCTCGCTCAAGATCCCCAACGTGGAGCGGCGCATCCTCGACCTCTACAGCCTGAGCAAG CAGTGTGACGCCCGCCCCTTCGACAGCGAGGAGAAGGACAAGGAGTACAAGCCCCACAGCATCCCCCTGCGCCAGTCCGTGCAGCCCTCCAAGTTCAACAGCTACGGGCGCCGGGCCAAGCGGCTGCAGCAGGAG ccggAGCCCACGGAGGAGGACATCGAGAAGAACCCGGAGCTGAAGAAGCTGCAGATCTATGGGGCCGGCCCCAAGatgctgggcctggggctggtgGCCAAGGACAAGACCCTGCGGAAGAAAG acaAGGAGGGCCCGGAGTGCCCCCCCACGGTGGTGGTGAAGGAGGAACCCCCCGGGGTGGATTCCCGGCTGGAGCCGCCATCACCCCGACCTTTCCTGGAGGTGAaggaggagctgaggcacagCCCGGAGCCCTGCACCAAGATGACTATGCGCCTGCGTCGGAGCCACGGCAACACGCAGTTC atcGACTCCTACGTGTGCCGGATCTGCGCCCGCGGGGACGAGGACGACAAGCTGCTGCTGTGCGACGGCTGTGACGACAACTACCACATCTTCTGCCTGCTGCCCCCCCTGCCCGAGATCCCCAAGGGCGTCTGGCGCTGCCCCAAATGCGTCATGGCG gAATGCAAGCGCCCCCCGGAGGCGTTCGGCTTCGAGCAGGCCACACGGGAGTACACGCTGCAGAGCTTCGGAGAGATGGCCGACGCCTTCAAGGCCGACTACTTCAACATGCCTGTCCAC ATGGtgcccacagagctggtggagaaGGAGTTCTGGCGCCTGGTGAACAGCATCGAGGAGGACGTGACGGTGGAGTACGGCGCCGACATCCACTCCAAGGAGTTCGGCAGCGGCTTCCCCATCAGCGACAGCAAGCGGAGGCTGTGCCCCGAGGAGGAG GAGTACGCGGCCAGCGGCTGGAACCTGAACGTGATGCCGGTCCTGCAGCAGTCGGTGTTGTGCCACATCAACGCCGACATCTCAGGCATGAAGGTGCCCTGGCTCTACGTGGGCATGGTCTTCTCCGCCTTCTGCTGGCACATCGAGGACCACTGGAGCTACTCCATCAACTACCTCCACTG GGGCGAGCCCAAGACGTGGTACGGGGTGCCCTCGTTCGCGGCCGAGCACCTGGAGGACGTGATGAAGAAGCTCACCCCGGAGCTGTTCGAGAGCCAGCCGGACCTGCTGCACCAGCTCGTCACCCTCATGAACCCCAACACCCTCATGGCCCATGGTGTGCCG gtCGTCCGGACCAATCAGTGTGCGGGAGAGTTCGTCATCACTTTCCCCCGGGCCTATCACAGCGGCTTCAACCAGGGCTACAACTTCGCTGAAGCTGTGAacttctgcactgctgactgg ctgccgGCTGGGCGCCAGTGCATCGAGCATTACCGCCGCCTGCGTCGCTACTGCGTCTTCTCGCACGAGGAGCTGATCTGCAAGATGGCCGCCTGCCCCGAGAAGCTCGACCTCAACCTAGCGGCCGCCGTGCACAAGGAGATGTTCATCCTGGTGCAGGAGGAGCGCAAGCTGCGCAAGGCCCTGCTGGacaag GGGGTGACGGAGGCGGAGCGCGAGGCCTTCGAGCTGCTCCCGGATGACGAGCGCCAGTGCGACAAGTGCAAGACGACGTGTTTCCTCTCGGCGCTGGCCTGCTACGACTGCCCCGCCCGCCTGGTCTGTCTCTACCACATCCACGACCTCTGCAAGTGTCCCAGTAGCCGCCAGTACCTCAG GTACCGCTACACGCTGGATGAGCTCCCGGCCATGCTGCACAAGCTGAAGGTTCGGGCCGAGTCCTTCGACACCTGGGCCAACAAGGTCCGAATCGCCCTGGAGGTGGAGGACGGGCGCAAGAGGA CGCTGGAGGAGCTGCGGGCGCTGGAGTCGGAGGCTCGCGAGCGCAAGTTCCCCGACAACGAGCTGCTGCATCGGCTGAAGAGCTGCCTGGCTGAGGCCGAGCGCTGCGTCTCCGATGCCCTGGGGCTCATCAGCGGCCTGGAGACCGG GGTGCCCGCCGTGCCGCTGTCGCTGGAGGAGCTGCGTGCCTTCCTGGAGCGCATGAGCAGCGTGCCCTGCGTCATGCACCAGCTGGCCGACGTGCAG gcgGTGCTGGAGCGGGCGCTGGGCTTCCAGGAGGAGGCGCAGGAGGCCCTGCGGGGGCTGCCCGCCAGcgcagcccagctgcaggggcTGGTGGCGCGGGGGGCACGGCTGGGTGTGGCCGTGCCCGAGACACGCCAGCTGGAGCgccaggtgcagcaggcggcctgGCTGGAGGAGGTGAAGCGGGCGCTGCGCTCGCCCCGTGAGCAGGTGCCCCTGGCTCTGGTGCGGGGCCTGGCCCAGGCCGGCGCCACCGTGGCCCCCAGCCCAGCCGTGGAGAAGGCCCGGGCCGAGCTCCAGGAGCTGCTGACCATCGCCCAGCGCTGGGAGGAGAAGGCCCACCTCTGCCTCGAGGCCAG gcaGAAGCACCCCCCGGCCACGCTGGAAGCCATCATCAAGGAGGCGGAGAACGTCCCCGTGCACCTGCCCAACATCCTGGCCCTGAAGGAAGCGCTGGCCAAAGCCCGGGCCTGGATCGCCGATGTGGAGGAGATCCAG AACGGGGATCACTACCCCTGCCTGGACGACCTGGAGGGGCTGGTGGCCGTGGGCCGGGACCTGCCCGTGCGGCTGGAGGAGCTGCGCCAGCTGGAGGTGCAGGTGGGCACGGCGCACTCCTGGCGCGAGAAGGCCTCCAAGACCTTCCTCAAGAAGAACTCATGCTACACCCTgctggag gtgCTGTGCCCCTGTGCGGACGCTGGCGCGGCCAGCCCCAAGCGCACCAAGTGGCGGCGGGAGCCGGAGCTCGGCCTCTACAAGTCGGACACCGAGAGCCTGGGGCTGTCGGCTCAGGACCTGCGGGACCCTGGCTCCGTG ATTGTGGCGTTCAAGGAGGGCGAGCGGAAGGAGAAGGAGGGCATCCTGCGGCTGCGCCGCGCCAACGCGCTGAAGCCCGGcccccccgtgcccggccccCCCTCCTGCGTGTGCGGCCGGCCGCCCGGGCCCGGCATGCTGTGCTGCGAGCTCTGCCGCGACTGGTTCCACGCCCCCTGCGTGGCCTGGCCCCGCCTGGGCGCCCAGAAGCCCTCGCCCGCCTGGTGGGAGTGGGACGCCAAGTTCCTGTGCCCACTTTGCCAGCGCTCCCGCCGCCCGCGCCTCGAGACCATCCTGGCCCTGCTGGTGGCCTTGCAGAAGCTGCCGGTGCGGCTGCCCGAGGGCGAGGCCCTGCAGTGCCTGACGGAGCGTGCCATCACCTGGCAGGACCGCGCCCGCCAGCTGCTGGCCTCGCCCGAGCTGGCCGGGCCCCTGGAGCGCCTGGCGGCCCTGCGCCAACGGCTACACGGGGACGCCGGCGCCCTGCGGGAGACCAGCCGCAACGAGCAACCCAAG CTCTCCCTGGAGAACGGGGACGCCCCGTCGCCGGAGAAGATGGGACCCTTCACCTCTG ACCTGGAGGTGCTGGGCGCGGCGTTGGCACGGCTGCAGGGCCCGGTGCTGGAGCTGCCCGAGGGGCCGCGGCGGGCGCTGGAGGAGCTGCTCCTGGAGGGCGACCTGCTGGAGGTGacgctggacgaggggcagagcCTCTGGAGGCTGCTGCAGGCTGCCCGGGCGCCCCCCGTTGACACCTTCCGCCATCTGCTGgag ctggagcaggcAGAGCGGCGTGGGGCCCGGGGCCGGGATGCCGAGCGACGCCGGAAGCGCCGGGCTGAGCGGGGGGAGCTGCCCCCCCTACCGAAGGAGGAGTTAGAGCCAAAGAGGAGCCGGGAGAGCGAGCCCCCCGATGTGGCCCCCCCCGGGACCGGCACCGACCACAGCCAGAACGGTGTCGGG CAGTTGTGA